Proteins encoded by one window of Halobaculum halobium:
- a CDS encoding GNAT family N-acetyltransferase, whose amino-acid sequence MDIEVRPVASPTEFRAALVVNRDAWRDAYADILPADTLDAMTVPDGVDLQERYDRATGRDRAFLVAVDRKPGAVVGFVDAVWGDGRKAFCERTDAELRALYVAPDAQGAGVGSALLDGVVDRVPDAFDRLALETFTENRDAREFYEARGFERIGTSAFEADGTSYPTAVYARVLSVDDGTRAL is encoded by the coding sequence ATGGACATCGAGGTCCGTCCCGTGGCGTCCCCGACGGAGTTCCGCGCGGCGTTAGTCGTCAACCGCGACGCCTGGCGCGACGCCTACGCCGACATCCTCCCGGCGGACACGCTCGACGCGATGACCGTCCCCGACGGCGTCGACCTCCAGGAGCGGTACGACCGCGCCACCGGTCGGGACCGGGCGTTTCTCGTCGCCGTCGACCGGAAGCCGGGGGCGGTCGTCGGCTTCGTCGACGCGGTGTGGGGCGACGGCCGCAAGGCGTTCTGCGAGCGCACGGACGCCGAGTTGCGGGCGCTGTACGTCGCCCCCGACGCGCAGGGGGCGGGCGTCGGGTCGGCGCTCCTCGACGGCGTCGTCGACCGCGTCCCCGACGCGTTCGACCGACTGGCGCTGGAGACGTTCACCGAGAATCGCGACGCGCGCGAGTTCTATGAGGCGCGGGGGTTCGAGCGGATCGGTACCTCCGCGTTCGAGGCCGACGGGACGTCGTACCCGACGGCGGTGTACGCGCGGGTGCTGTCGGTCGACGACGGGACGCGGGCGCTGTGA
- the glmM gene encoding phosphoglucosamine mutase: MKVFGSSGTRGVVGEEFTPEFVSRVAAAAAATWDAERVALGRDTRTSGRTFADAAAAGITAAGVDVERLGVVPTPSLVRYCEVEAVPGVMITASHNPPEFNGVKLVGDDGIELPVNRLEVVEERLLAEEPTTVSWDRMGGSRRVPDANDDYVAEMLDAIDRDAVADADLTVALDPGHGAGALTSPEFFRELGCDVVTVNAQPDGHFPGRDPEPVEANLDDLGRLVRAADADVGIAHDGDADRAIFFDETGSYVEGDASLAALAARDLGEGDTTVAAVNVSQRLVDVCAAAGANLDLTPIGSTNIITRIKELWREGESVPIAGEGNGGIFFPDYRLVRDGAFIAAKFLELLAERDAAVSEIVAPYADYTNVRENLSYDSDAELEAMLAAAEAYAAAADAEPDTKDGYRLDYGDAWVLVRPSGTEPKVRVYAESADPERAAALARGVRQALQEAKADTA, from the coding sequence ATGAAGGTCTTCGGATCGAGCGGCACCCGCGGGGTCGTCGGCGAGGAGTTCACCCCGGAGTTCGTCTCCCGGGTGGCCGCGGCCGCGGCGGCGACGTGGGACGCCGAGCGCGTCGCCCTCGGCCGCGACACCCGTACCTCCGGGCGGACGTTCGCCGACGCCGCCGCCGCCGGGATCACCGCCGCCGGCGTCGACGTGGAGCGACTGGGCGTCGTTCCCACCCCGAGCCTCGTCCGCTACTGCGAGGTCGAGGCGGTGCCCGGGGTGATGATCACCGCGTCGCACAACCCGCCGGAGTTCAACGGGGTGAAGCTCGTCGGCGACGACGGAATCGAGCTGCCGGTGAACCGACTCGAAGTCGTCGAGGAGCGCCTCCTCGCAGAGGAGCCGACGACGGTGTCGTGGGACCGGATGGGCGGCTCCCGCCGCGTGCCCGACGCCAACGACGACTACGTCGCGGAGATGCTCGACGCGATCGACCGCGACGCCGTCGCCGACGCCGACCTCACCGTCGCGCTCGACCCCGGCCACGGCGCCGGCGCGCTCACCTCGCCTGAGTTCTTCCGCGAGTTGGGCTGCGACGTCGTCACCGTGAACGCCCAGCCGGACGGTCACTTCCCCGGTCGCGACCCCGAGCCCGTCGAGGCGAACCTCGACGACCTCGGGCGACTCGTGCGCGCCGCCGACGCCGACGTCGGGATCGCCCACGACGGCGACGCCGACCGCGCCATCTTCTTCGACGAGACCGGTTCGTACGTCGAGGGGGACGCCTCGCTGGCGGCGCTTGCCGCCCGCGATCTCGGTGAGGGCGACACGACCGTCGCCGCGGTGAACGTCTCTCAGCGCCTCGTCGACGTGTGTGCGGCCGCGGGCGCAAACCTGGATCTGACGCCCATCGGCTCGACGAACATCATCACCCGGATCAAGGAGCTGTGGCGCGAGGGCGAGTCAGTCCCCATCGCCGGCGAGGGCAACGGCGGGATTTTTTTCCCCGACTACCGGCTGGTTCGCGACGGCGCGTTCATCGCCGCGAAGTTCCTCGAACTGCTGGCCGAGCGCGACGCCGCCGTCAGCGAGATCGTCGCGCCGTACGCCGACTACACGAACGTCCGCGAGAACCTCTCGTACGACTCCGACGCAGAGTTGGAGGCGATGCTCGCGGCCGCCGAGGCGTACGCCGCCGCCGCCGACGCCGAGCCCGACACGAAAGACGGCTACCGCCTCGACTACGGCGACGCCTGGGTGCTCGTGCGCCCCTCCGGCACCGAGCCGAAGGTGCGCGTGTACGCCGAGTCCGCCGACCCCGAGCGCGCCGCGGCGCTGGCCCGGGGCGTCCGCCAGGCGCTGCAGGAAGCGAAGGCCGACACCGCGTAG
- a CDS encoding aldehyde ferredoxin oxidoreductase family protein, whose protein sequence is MIHATGPLVTVDLDAREATETDIDDTLGDFVGGRGVATKLAFDRIPFDADPLGPENRVYLSTGPLQHSQMSFTGRMNMTSVSPLTDGLASSNAGGFLSRNFTGTGYAAVELRGASDVPLAVHVREEGVEFEEVPELADAEVPAVTEWAEETHGLEAEHLACIGPAGEHLVRYACVMTSETRAFGRTGMGAVLGSKNVKVLTFDGDATADVEIDPVQTDIHREAATSDHIMKRQGTTSVTEYANEVEALPTDYFARTSFEGAEGISGDAVESKKHKKGTCSQCAFACKLPTRDEAAGVETEGPEFETVMAWGSNQLVDDVVEVMKANDRCDRLGVDTISAGDTIAAYLKSEDDLGNPERARELLGKAARREGEVGDLLAEGVHRAAPELGVEDWSVKGLEFAAHDGRTLNGQGLSFATSNRGADHMYASFYSKEYPLVDKEQAVDKRGLDGKAPLVAAAENHNAALDSAVACKFSRDFLTEERFGALLDADYDDLLDVGARVVELERAFNNRRGFDRADDALPYDIEGFDDALDEYYEVRGWRVDGVVPGLGEADADAATADD, encoded by the coding sequence ATGATTCACGCGACCGGTCCGCTGGTGACGGTCGACCTCGACGCCCGCGAGGCGACCGAGACGGACATCGACGACACGCTCGGCGACTTCGTCGGCGGCCGCGGCGTCGCGACGAAGCTGGCGTTCGACCGGATCCCGTTCGACGCCGACCCGCTCGGTCCGGAGAACCGCGTCTACCTCTCGACGGGCCCGCTCCAGCACTCGCAGATGAGCTTCACCGGGCGGATGAACATGACGAGCGTCTCCCCGTTGACCGACGGCCTCGCCTCATCGAACGCCGGCGGGTTCCTCTCGCGAAACTTCACGGGGACGGGCTATGCCGCCGTCGAACTGCGCGGCGCCAGCGACGTTCCGCTGGCCGTCCACGTCCGCGAGGAGGGCGTCGAGTTCGAGGAGGTGCCGGAGCTGGCGGACGCGGAGGTCCCCGCGGTGACCGAGTGGGCCGAGGAAACGCACGGCTTGGAGGCCGAACACCTCGCGTGTATCGGCCCCGCCGGCGAGCACTTGGTTCGCTACGCGTGCGTGATGACCAGCGAGACGCGCGCGTTCGGCCGCACCGGCATGGGCGCGGTGCTCGGCAGCAAGAACGTGAAAGTGCTCACGTTCGACGGCGATGCAACCGCGGACGTGGAAATCGATCCGGTGCAGACGGATATCCACCGCGAGGCAGCCACGTCGGACCACATCATGAAGCGGCAGGGGACGACAAGCGTCACCGAGTACGCCAACGAGGTGGAGGCGCTGCCGACGGACTACTTCGCTCGCACTTCCTTCGAGGGGGCGGAGGGCATCTCTGGCGACGCCGTGGAGTCGAAGAAACACAAGAAGGGGACCTGCTCGCAGTGCGCGTTCGCGTGTAAGCTCCCCACCCGCGATGAGGCCGCCGGCGTGGAGACGGAGGGCCCGGAGTTCGAGACGGTGATGGCGTGGGGGTCGAACCAGCTCGTCGACGACGTGGTCGAGGTGATGAAGGCCAACGATCGCTGTGACCGCCTCGGTGTCGACACCATCTCCGCGGGCGACACGATCGCCGCGTACCTCAAAAGCGAGGACGACCTCGGGAACCCGGAGCGCGCTCGCGAACTGCTCGGGAAGGCGGCCCGCCGCGAGGGCGAGGTCGGCGACCTGCTCGCGGAGGGCGTCCACCGCGCTGCTCCCGAGTTGGGCGTCGAAGACTGGTCGGTGAAGGGGTTGGAGTTCGCCGCCCACGACGGGCGTACCCTCAACGGACAGGGCCTCTCGTTTGCCACCTCGAACCGTGGCGCCGACCACATGTACGCCAGCTTCTACTCGAAGGAGTACCCCCTCGTCGACAAGGAGCAGGCGGTCGACAAGCGCGGGCTCGACGGGAAGGCGCCCCTGGTCGCCGCCGCGGAGAACCACAACGCGGCGCTCGACTCCGCGGTCGCCTGCAAGTTCAGCCGGGACTTCCTGACCGAAGAACGGTTCGGGGCGCTGTTGGACGCGGACTACGACGACCTGCTCGACGTGGGCGCCCGCGTCGTCGAGTTGGAGCGGGCGTTCAACAACCGCCGCGGCTTCGACCGCGCGGACGACGCGCTCCCGTACGACATCGAGGGGTTCGACGACGCGCTCGACGAGTACTACGAGGTTCGCGGCTGGCGCGTGGACGGGGTCGTTCCGGGGCTCGGTGAGGCCGACGCCGACGCCGCAACCGCCGACGACTGA
- a CDS encoding MBL fold metallo-hydrolase: MEIQFLGGAREVGRSAILVDDALLLDYGMLTGEPPQYPVGRPEPDAVVVSHGHLDHVGQVPALLRGDRRPPIHWTPPTAELARVLARDTLKLRGYDCTFTESHVQRLGEVGRRHGYGEPFVVAAGGTDYEVTFYDAGHIPGSAHVLVDDGDARLLYTADFHTDDTRLLSGSTARPDADAVICESTYSDVTHEDRSRVEERFVETVRTTRYEGGTALVPAFAIGRTQEVLTVLADTEIRPYLDGMGQRVTDIVRDYPDFVRDPDALRRAKSGARYVTGAQGQRERVAADNEAIVTTSGMLSGGPVMSYLPMLRSDPTNRVCLTGYQVEGTNGRTLLEHGRCELNGGVVPVAARVELFDFSAHADRDGLRSFLDDYRGATVLVNHGDRCPAFAEELRADGYDAAAPDLGERVTV; the protein is encoded by the coding sequence ATGGAGATCCAGTTCCTCGGCGGCGCCCGCGAGGTGGGTCGCTCGGCGATCCTCGTCGACGACGCGCTCCTCCTCGACTACGGGATGCTGACCGGGGAGCCGCCGCAGTACCCCGTGGGCCGGCCCGAACCCGACGCGGTCGTCGTCAGCCACGGGCACCTCGATCACGTCGGCCAGGTGCCCGCTCTGCTCCGGGGCGACCGTCGCCCGCCGATCCACTGGACGCCGCCGACGGCTGAGCTCGCTCGGGTGCTCGCGCGCGATACGCTGAAGCTACGCGGCTACGACTGCACCTTCACCGAGAGCCACGTCCAGCGCCTCGGGGAGGTCGGACGGCGCCACGGGTACGGCGAGCCCTTCGTCGTCGCGGCCGGCGGCACCGACTACGAGGTCACGTTCTACGACGCCGGCCACATCCCCGGGAGCGCGCACGTTCTCGTCGATGACGGGGACGCCCGACTGTTGTACACCGCCGACTTTCACACCGACGACACCCGCCTGCTGTCGGGGTCGACCGCGCGGCCCGACGCCGACGCGGTGATCTGCGAGAGCACGTACTCGGACGTGACTCACGAGGACCGCTCGCGCGTCGAAGAACGGTTCGTCGAGACGGTCCGCACCACCCGATACGAGGGCGGTACCGCGTTGGTCCCTGCGTTCGCCATCGGCCGCACACAGGAGGTGCTGACGGTGCTCGCGGACACCGAGATCCGACCGTATCTCGACGGGATGGGCCAGCGCGTCACCGACATCGTCCGCGACTACCCTGACTTCGTCCGCGACCCCGACGCCCTCCGGCGGGCGAAGTCGGGCGCCAGGTACGTGACCGGAGCGCAGGGCCAGCGCGAACGCGTCGCCGCCGACAACGAGGCCATCGTCACGACCTCCGGGATGCTCTCGGGCGGCCCCGTGATGAGCTACCTCCCGATGCTGCGCTCGGACCCGACAAACCGGGTGTGTCTCACCGGGTACCAGGTCGAGGGGACGAACGGCCGAACGCTCCTCGAACACGGTCGCTGCGAGCTGAACGGCGGCGTCGTCCCCGTCGCCGCCCGCGTCGAGCTATTCGACTTCTCCGCGCACGCCGACCGCGACGGCCTCCGGTCGTTCCTCGACGACTACCGCGGCGCGACCGTGCTCGTCAACCACGGCGACCGGTGTCCGGCGTTCGCCGAGGAACTGCGCGCGGACGGGTACGACGCCGCGGCGCCCGATCTCGGCGAGCGCGTGACGGTGTGA
- the corA gene encoding magnesium/cobalt transporter CorA, which translates to MIRAMSYTDGEAATFEGVTAAAEAPGTTWVWVAAEDERAGGVRDGQADAGRVPRPTGELAAVTERFDIHPLHVEDVLGDARPKSELLEEYAFLLVKGARFRVGETTFLEEIRTRPVGVFIGDDWLVTVTTGGDDAVEAVWNRLADADRRALARGPDFAGYLVVDRVVDGYFHLLDELEDDIETVEERVVEAPDPETLGAINDLRRELLSVRRVVWPTRDAVNALSRGDAEQVAEATEKYYRDVYDHLVQVVELTETYRDLTTGARDIYLNTLSQSTNEVMRRLTVVATIVLPLTFVAGVFGMNFESMPELTWPYAYHATMLGMGGIALVLVAYFRREGWL; encoded by the coding sequence GTGATCCGCGCGATGTCGTACACGGACGGGGAGGCCGCGACGTTCGAGGGGGTGACGGCGGCCGCGGAGGCGCCGGGGACGACGTGGGTGTGGGTGGCCGCCGAAGACGAGCGCGCCGGCGGAGTCCGCGACGGACAGGCGGACGCCGGGCGCGTCCCGCGACCGACCGGGGAACTCGCGGCGGTGACTGAGCGGTTCGATATCCACCCGCTGCACGTCGAGGACGTGCTCGGCGACGCGCGGCCGAAGTCGGAGCTGCTGGAGGAGTACGCGTTCCTGCTCGTGAAGGGCGCGCGGTTTCGCGTCGGTGAGACGACGTTCCTCGAGGAGATCCGCACGCGCCCGGTGGGGGTGTTCATCGGCGACGACTGGCTGGTGACGGTGACGACCGGCGGCGACGACGCCGTCGAGGCGGTGTGGAACCGGCTCGCCGACGCCGACCGGCGGGCGCTCGCGCGCGGGCCGGATTTCGCGGGGTACCTCGTCGTCGACCGCGTCGTCGACGGCTACTTTCACCTGCTCGACGAACTGGAGGACGACATCGAGACCGTCGAAGAGCGCGTCGTCGAGGCGCCCGACCCGGAGACGCTCGGCGCGATCAACGACCTCCGGCGGGAGCTGCTGTCGGTCCGGCGGGTCGTGTGGCCCACGCGAGACGCGGTGAACGCCCTCTCGCGCGGCGACGCCGAGCAGGTCGCGGAGGCGACCGAGAAGTACTACCGCGACGTGTACGACCACCTCGTGCAGGTGGTCGAACTGACCGAGACGTATCGGGACCTCACAACCGGCGCCCGCGACATCTACCTCAACACGCTCTCGCAGTCGACCAACGAGGTGATGCGGCGGCTCACAGTCGTCGCGACGATCGTCCTCCCGCTGACGTTCGTCGCCGGCGTGTTCGGCATGAACTTCGAGTCGATGCCCGAGTTGACGTGGCCATACGCCTACCACGCGACGATGCTCGGAATGGGGGGAATCGCGCTCGTGCTCGTCGCGTACTTCAGGCGAGAGGGGTGGCTGTGA
- a CDS encoding DUF5808 domain-containing protein, which yields MADKPQTGELFGIPYNFERPSVGRLLSSYWRPGEGMLVEKPFGIGYTLNLASWRSWLVLGVAGALLYQERASRAGDDDDDEASEPVEVIVDDD from the coding sequence ATGGCAGACAAACCTCAGACGGGGGAGCTCTTCGGGATCCCGTACAACTTCGAACGTCCGAGCGTCGGCCGCCTGCTGTCCTCCTACTGGCGGCCCGGCGAGGGCATGCTGGTGGAGAAGCCGTTCGGCATCGGCTACACGCTCAACCTCGCGAGCTGGCGCTCGTGGCTCGTGCTCGGCGTCGCCGGCGCGCTGCTGTATCAGGAGCGCGCGAGTCGCGCCGGCGACGACGACGACGACGAGGCGTCCGAGCCCGTCGAGGTCATCGTCGACGACGACTGA
- a CDS encoding bifunctional N(6)-L-threonylcarbamoyladenine synthase/serine/threonine protein kinase has protein sequence MRVLGVEGTAWCASAAVFDAEADAVFIESDPYEPDSGGIHPREAAEHMGEAIPRVIETALEHARGEYDDRAAGDPPVDAVAFSRGPGLGPCLRIVATAARALAQTLDVPLVGVNHMVAHLEIGRHRAGFDSPVCLNASGANAHLLGFHDGRYRVLGETMDTGVGNALDKFTRHVGWSHPGGPKIEAHAEDGSFVELPYVVKGMDFSFSGIMSAAKAAYDDGVPVADVCFSLQEHVFAMLTEVAERALSLTGTDELVLGGGVGQNARLREMLAEMCAERGADFHAPEPRFLRDNAGMIAVLGEKMAASGDTVAVADSGIDPDFRPDQVPVTWRSGESVARAPGADDDAALRGAEATVEGNGDEVLKRRLAKGYRHPKLDATLRRERTVAEARLLAAARNAGVPTPLVRDVDVAQATLALQFVGECDLAAALTAEHARTVGEHLARLHGAGIVHGDPTTRNIRVSCEVKQSETSMRAVNETSRERPDTPEDGRLFCIDFGLGFNSDHVEDYAMDLHVFEQSIEGTASDPEALVAAVEDGYRAVGDPAVLERLRGIEGRGRYQ, from the coding sequence ATGCGCGTCCTCGGCGTCGAGGGCACGGCCTGGTGCGCCAGCGCCGCGGTGTTCGACGCCGAAGCCGACGCCGTTTTTATCGAGTCCGACCCGTACGAACCCGACAGCGGCGGCATTCACCCGCGCGAGGCCGCCGAGCACATGGGCGAGGCGATCCCGCGGGTGATCGAGACGGCGCTGGAGCACGCCCGAGGCGAGTACGACGACCGCGCGGCGGGAGACCCCCCGGTCGACGCCGTCGCGTTCTCGCGCGGTCCCGGCCTCGGCCCGTGCCTGCGGATCGTCGCCACCGCGGCCCGGGCGCTCGCGCAGACGCTCGACGTGCCGCTGGTCGGCGTCAACCACATGGTCGCACACCTGGAGATCGGCCGCCACCGCGCGGGCTTCGACTCGCCCGTCTGTCTGAACGCCTCGGGGGCGAACGCCCACCTGCTGGGCTTTCACGACGGCCGCTACCGCGTGCTCGGCGAGACGATGGACACCGGCGTCGGCAACGCCCTCGACAAGTTCACCCGCCACGTCGGCTGGAGCCACCCCGGCGGCCCGAAGATCGAAGCGCACGCGGAGGACGGGTCGTTCGTCGAGTTACCCTACGTCGTGAAGGGGATGGACTTCTCGTTCTCGGGGATCATGTCGGCCGCGAAGGCGGCGTACGACGACGGCGTCCCCGTCGCGGACGTGTGCTTCTCGCTGCAGGAGCACGTGTTCGCGATGCTCACCGAGGTCGCCGAGCGGGCGCTGTCGCTGACGGGCACCGACGAGCTGGTGCTGGGCGGCGGCGTGGGACAGAACGCGCGCCTGCGGGAGATGCTCGCGGAGATGTGCGCCGAGCGCGGCGCCGACTTCCACGCGCCCGAGCCGCGGTTCCTCCGCGACAACGCCGGGATGATCGCCGTACTGGGCGAGAAGATGGCCGCCTCCGGCGACACGGTCGCGGTCGCCGATTCCGGGATCGATCCCGACTTCCGGCCGGATCAGGTGCCCGTGACGTGGCGCTCGGGCGAGTCGGTCGCGCGCGCCCCCGGCGCGGACGACGACGCAGCCCTACGCGGCGCAGAGGCGACCGTCGAGGGCAACGGCGACGAGGTACTGAAGCGGCGGCTCGCGAAGGGGTACCGGCATCCGAAGCTGGACGCGACGCTCCGGCGCGAGCGGACGGTCGCGGAGGCGCGGCTGCTCGCGGCCGCCCGCAACGCGGGCGTCCCGACGCCGCTCGTGCGCGACGTGGACGTCGCGCAGGCGACGCTCGCGTTGCAGTTCGTCGGCGAGTGCGATCTGGCGGCGGCGCTGACCGCCGAGCACGCCCGGACCGTCGGCGAACACCTCGCGCGACTCCACGGCGCGGGGATCGTCCACGGCGACCCGACGACGCGCAACATAAGAGTGAGCTGTGAGGTCAAGCAGAGCGAGACCTCGATGCGAGCGGTGAACGAAACGAGCCGCGAGCGACCGGACACGCCCGAGGACGGGCGGCTCTTCTGCATCGACTTCGGGCTCGGGTTCAACTCCGACCACGTCGAGGACTACGCGATGGACCTCCACGTCTTCGAGCAGTCGATCGAGGGCACGGCGAGCGATCCGGAGGCGCTCGTCGCGGCCGTCGAGGACGGCTACCGCGCGGTGGGCGATCCGGCGGTGCTGGAGCGCCTCCGCGGGATCGAGGGACGCGGTCGCTATCAGTAG
- a CDS encoding 30S ribosomal protein S24e, with product MDIDIISEEENPMLHRTDVRFEVQHDEATPARLQVRDSLAAKLDKGSDEVVIQELDTKFGMRKTVGYAKVYESAEHAADVEQDYVLERNAIAGDEDAEAEEA from the coding sequence ATGGACATCGACATCATCTCCGAGGAGGAGAACCCCATGCTCCACCGGACGGACGTCCGGTTCGAGGTGCAGCACGACGAAGCAACCCCCGCCCGCCTCCAGGTCCGGGACTCGCTCGCCGCGAAGCTCGACAAGGGCTCCGACGAGGTCGTCATTCAGGAGCTGGACACGAAGTTCGGCATGCGCAAGACCGTCGGCTACGCGAAGGTGTACGAGTCGGCCGAGCACGCCGCCGACGTGGAGCAGGACTACGTCCTCGAGCGGAACGCCATCGCCGGCGACGAGGACGCCGAGGCAGAGGAAGCCTAA
- a CDS encoding GTP-dependent dephospho-CoA kinase family protein: MLTLPDDLRGAFKDPMGPVYTDAERLLSEAGDPIVAVGDVVTYHLRVAGRDPDVAVIDGKTKREAVGAEIAAVLDGENRRIEVDNEPATLSTAMLDALVDALASDGPVVIYVTGEEDLATVPAIVAAPEGASVVYGQPDEGMVLVDVTPDSKRKAGELLGKLDGDTAAALAALGVDG, encoded by the coding sequence CTGCTCACGCTTCCCGACGACCTCCGCGGCGCGTTCAAAGACCCCATGGGTCCCGTCTACACCGACGCGGAGCGACTGCTCTCCGAAGCCGGCGACCCGATCGTCGCCGTCGGCGACGTCGTCACCTACCACCTCCGCGTCGCCGGACGCGACCCCGACGTGGCGGTGATCGACGGGAAGACGAAGCGCGAGGCCGTCGGCGCGGAGATCGCCGCGGTCCTCGACGGGGAGAACCGCCGGATCGAGGTCGACAACGAACCGGCGACGCTCTCGACGGCCATGCTCGACGCGCTCGTCGATGCGCTCGCCAGCGACGGCCCGGTCGTGATCTACGTGACCGGCGAGGAAGATCTCGCGACCGTGCCCGCGATCGTCGCGGCCCCGGAGGGGGCAAGCGTCGTGTACGGCCAGCCCGACGAAGGGATGGTGCTCGTAGACGTGACCCCGGACTCGAAGCGCAAGGCGGGGGAACTGTTGGGAAAACTCGACGGCGACACCGCGGCGGCGTTGGCGGCGCTGGGCGTGGACGGGTAG
- the spt4 gene encoding transcription elongation factor subunit Spt4 — translation MAEDRLACRECHFVNGPDAQTCDNCGSSSLTEDWAGYVIITHPEESEIAPEMNVSEPGSYALKVR, via the coding sequence ATGGCGGAGGACCGCCTCGCCTGTCGCGAGTGCCACTTCGTCAACGGCCCCGACGCCCAGACGTGCGACAACTGCGGCTCATCCTCCCTGACGGAAGACTGGGCCGGCTACGTCATCATCACGCACCCTGAGGAGTCCGAGATCGCTCCGGAGATGAACGTGAGCGAACCGGGCAGCTACGCGCTGAAGGTCCGGTAA
- a CDS encoding DNA-directed RNA polymerase — translation MYKRVRLKDTVEVPPEHLADVSRDRVRKLLQDKLEGRMDEDVGSVVSVIEVQDIGDGAVLPNRPGVYYQAEFDAVTFDPDMQEVVDGNVVEVVEFGAFVGIGPVDGLLHVSQISDEYLAYDGENQQLASTESDRTLGVDDPVRVRVVTKSIDERNPRDSKIGLTAKQPGLGKHAWLESDVRRRAEGAPAEGN, via the coding sequence ATGTACAAACGGGTACGACTCAAGGACACGGTCGAGGTCCCGCCGGAGCATCTGGCGGACGTGAGCCGCGACCGCGTCCGCAAGCTCTTGCAGGACAAGTTGGAGGGACGCATGGACGAGGACGTGGGCAGCGTTGTCAGCGTCATCGAGGTCCAGGATATCGGCGACGGCGCCGTCCTCCCGAACAGACCGGGCGTGTACTACCAGGCGGAGTTCGACGCCGTGACCTTCGATCCGGACATGCAGGAGGTCGTCGACGGGAACGTCGTGGAGGTCGTCGAGTTCGGCGCCTTCGTCGGCATCGGCCCCGTGGACGGCCTGCTGCACGTCTCGCAGATCTCCGACGAGTACCTCGCGTACGACGGCGAGAACCAGCAGCTCGCCTCGACGGAGTCCGACCGGACGCTCGGCGTCGACGACCCCGTCCGGGTGCGCGTCGTCACGAAGTCGATCGACGAGCGCAACCCGCGCGACTCGAAGATCGGCCTCACCGCCAAACAGCCCGGGCTCGGCAAGCACGCCTGGCTCGAGTCCGACGTTCGGCGCCGCGCCGAGGGGGCGCCCGCGGAGGGTAACTGA
- a CDS encoding PIN domain-containing protein translates to MVVLDTNALMMPVECGVRVFEELDRLVDDSDLVTPEAVVAELETLATGAGEEATAASVGRDLAERCRVVETTEEYADDAVVELASAGAGSGADGDEGFDGYVVTNDRPLRERLLARGVRVIGLRGANTLAITEP, encoded by the coding sequence ATGGTCGTCCTCGACACGAACGCGCTCATGATGCCAGTCGAGTGCGGCGTTCGCGTCTTCGAGGAACTCGACCGTCTGGTCGACGACTCCGACCTCGTCACTCCGGAGGCGGTCGTCGCCGAGCTGGAGACGCTCGCGACGGGCGCCGGCGAGGAGGCCACCGCCGCGTCGGTCGGCCGCGACCTCGCCGAACGGTGTCGGGTCGTCGAGACGACAGAGGAGTACGCCGACGACGCGGTCGTCGAACTCGCCTCCGCCGGCGCCGGTTCCGGCGCCGACGGGGACGAGGGATTCGACGGCTACGTCGTCACGAACGATCGTCCCCTGCGCGAGCGCCTCCTCGCTCGGGGCGTACGCGTAATCGGTTTAAGGGGCGCGAACACACTCGCGATAACAGAACCATAG